A window from Vulcanimicrobium alpinum encodes these proteins:
- a CDS encoding phytoene/squalene synthase family protein: MLAPDGGAHAPLGEVGTLGDERLGDCYRTCREIVRFHSKTFYLSSLFLSAEKKRAVWAVYAFCRTADDIIDRIAPARERLDAIDAWERQLVAAYNGITTDPIFAAFADSAQRFNIPIEPGLDLLRGARMDVTIRRYDTYDELREYCYLVASTVGLLVMPILGTMTPEAAAYGIALGRAMQMTNILRDVGEDARMDRIYLPAEDLQRFGCSESAILEEVIDERFTALMAFEIDRVRKMYAEAEPGIAMLSPESRYTVRLALSLYRRILERIEANDFDVFRRRAYVPFRAKMLTALTVAFAR, encoded by the coding sequence GTGCTCGCGCCTGACGGCGGCGCGCACGCGCCGCTCGGGGAGGTCGGGACGCTCGGCGACGAGCGGCTCGGCGACTGCTACCGTACGTGCCGCGAGATCGTGCGTTTTCACTCGAAGACGTTCTACTTGAGCTCGCTCTTCCTGAGCGCGGAGAAGAAGCGCGCGGTGTGGGCGGTGTACGCGTTCTGCCGCACCGCCGACGATATCATCGACCGCATTGCCCCGGCGCGCGAGCGGCTCGACGCGATCGACGCTTGGGAGCGTCAGCTCGTCGCCGCCTACAACGGGATCACGACCGATCCGATCTTCGCCGCGTTCGCGGATTCCGCCCAGCGCTTCAACATCCCGATCGAACCGGGGCTCGACCTCCTGCGCGGTGCGCGGATGGACGTAACGATCCGCCGCTACGACACCTACGACGAGCTGCGCGAGTACTGCTACCTCGTCGCGTCGACGGTCGGCCTGCTCGTGATGCCGATCCTCGGCACGATGACGCCCGAAGCGGCGGCCTACGGGATCGCGCTGGGACGCGCGATGCAGATGACCAACATCCTGCGCGATGTCGGAGAAGACGCGCGCATGGACCGCATCTATCTCCCCGCGGAAGATCTGCAGCGCTTCGGCTGCAGCGAAAGCGCGATCCTCGAAGAGGTGATCGACGAGCGGTTCACGGCGCTGATGGCCTTCGAGATCGATCGCGTGCGCAAGATGTACGCGGAAGCCGAGCCCGGCATCGCGATGCTCTCGCCGGAGTCGCGCTACACCGTGCGGCTCGCGCTCTCGCTCTACCGCCGCATCCTGGAACGGATCGAAGCCAACGACTTCGACGTGTTCCGGCGCCGCGCATACGTGCCGTTCCGCGCCAAGATGCTCACCGCGCTGACGGTCGCCTTCGCGCGCTGA